The window ATGCCAGCCGAGATCGGTCACGGACTCCGGCTACAGAGAGGCGGAGTACTGCTCGCTCCAGGGCGTTAAACGTCCCCCTCACTGGTGGGGCCATTAGAACAGGGAAGACCCGTAAGGGCCAAGCGAGACGTGCGACGTACGCACCTCCCTCTTTCTCAAGTGAGCGAATGTCATGCCGTCGGCTCCAGACAAAACGACGCGACGGTTCGGGACGTGGACGCAGGGGTGGGGCCATGCCGGGGTCATGCATAGGAGATATACCACCCTTCCTCTCCGCCAAGGCAGCGACGATAGAGGGCGTCCAGCGCCGGGATCGGCGGCGCGACGGTTTCGGCATCGCCGCAGACGATTAGCAGCCTACGGGCACGGCTGAGTGAAACGCAGAGACGGTTCTTTAGGGATAGAAACCCGACGCGCCGCCGACGTGCATCCTCGTCATCGCTTCGCTCCCCATTGCTCCGCACCGTGGAGAGCAGGACGACATCGAACTCCTTGCCTTGAAACGAGTCCACCGTACCTACCTCGATTTTCTGGCTCAGCTCGAGGGGAAGTTCTCGTATGCGTGTCCGCAAAAGCGCGGCCTGTCGCTCGTAATAGGCAATGATGCCGATGGTATACTGCGGGGCGTGTTTCAGGATGCGTTCTGCCTCAACGACGACGGCATCAACCTCTACTTGCCGTGTCTTACTTTGGCCCCGGCTTTCACCGCCGCGTGATCGGGGGATGTCCAGCCAGACGAGCGGTTTTCCACCATAAAGCGGTAATCCATGGTCACGTTCGTCAGCGGAGCAACCGGCTTCGACATCGTTATCATAGAACTGTTCGCTCACTAGTCGGCTGATGACAGGGTGCATCCGGAAGCCGGTACGGAGGCGGAAGGCGCGGCGGGGCTGACCTTCGTTGCGCTTCGGATCCGTGAATATTTCATAGAGTCGTTGGAAAAGGGATTGCTGCAACATCGCTGCGTCTTCCACGCCCTTAGTAGCAGAATATTCCTGAACTGCTTGGTCTTCCAGAATCTGCGGAAGTTGCTGATGGTCGCCAACCAGCACAATGCGACGCCCGCGCACCATCGGGATGAGGAGGTCGAGAGGCATGGCACGGGCAGCTTCGTCTATGATGACGAAGTCATACTCGGTCGCCTGTTCGGCGATTTGCTGACAGGTTCCCGCCGTTATGCTACCGTACTCTTCCACCATTCGGCGGGTTCGCGCTAGGTCGCCGATCTCCTCACGGAAGTATTGAACCGCATCGGCTATCGCGCCATATCCCGCTTGTGCGGAGTCAAGTAGGTCGTCCACGATAGCATCCAGTTGTTCCAGGATGGTAGCAGTCAAGGGGCGTTCGGCTGTTGTCTGGCTCGTCTCTTCTCCATTTTCCTCAGCATCGTCGCCCTGCAGTATACGTATGGAGCGAACGTAGGCTTCCCAGGTTTCGGAATCAGGCGGTGTATCCTGCTGCATTGCCACTGCCTGGAGCGCGTTATGTATGTCCTCCCGATCAGCAACACCGCCCAGGTATGCACCATTTCGGCTCAGGAATCGGCGCAAACGGTCGGCCTGGAACTGCCCGTCATCTGCGAACGCTTCCACCAGCACACGTTGTTGGGCAAGGAGAGCGTTGAGACGACTCTTTAAATTCGCATCTTCCGAATCCGGAAAGACCGATAGAGCTGCCGCTGCTTGAATAGAGTGTGTATGGGCCTTCTGGCACACGTCACGCACAGCCTCCGTACGGCTCAGTGAAATATGGCCAGCGTTGGTGAGCAACGTTTCCTCGGCGAGTGCGACTGCGGCGGGGAGTGCTCTCGGATCCTGTAGATCCCAGTCAAAACGGTAGCGGTCAAGTCGGTGTGCTAGCTCCCTTGCGCGGGCGCGCAACGGGTCATCCGGTAGTTGCTCCAAGACACCATCACAGTACTTTTTTCTGTCTTCGATCCACTTGTATAACTGACGATGTCGCTCTTCATGAGCCAGTCCAGACTTCCCACCGACTCGTTGTGGAGGCAATCCATTTACCTCCAGTCCCTGAATCGCGTTGTCCACCGCATCGTGCTGGTAGCTGGTCACAAGCACGCGCATCTGCTCTCCGCGTTCCTGTGCCCGTTCCATTAGGCGCAGGACAAGTGCGCGGATCACGGTCGTCTTACCGGTTCCGGGCGGCCCCTGAATCAGGGCGATGTCCGGTGTGTTCAGGGCAATATCTAGGGCTTCTCGCTGGTCTCGGGTTAGATCACGGCCCAAGTGTTCTCGCAGTGCTGTGGTGACTGCGGCATCGCGGGAGCGCGTTTCGAAGGCTCCTGCCCGTCCTGTCTCCAGGAGCTCGCCCAGCGTTGCCAATCGCGAGCCTACCAATCTTGGGTCACCCTTCGGACGAACGGATACCGCGCCGCCAGACACGGTCTCGAGCGCCGCCGAGCGCCGCTCCATGCGGCGTTCATCTCCAATGAGCGACAGCATGAGGAAACCATTCTGTTCCGGTGGGAGACTTTCGAAATCTGGCTGATAGTCTAGGTAGGTTATCAATCTTGATGTCTGGCGATCCGCCCGTTCCATCGTACCCGCCCGTTTCAGATCGGGCGGAAAACGCCAGTGCCCAGAATCATCCCGGTCTGGGGCTTCCGCTGCGGCGTCTAGATCTAAAGCCCGTCCGAGAAAGCCTTCCGGCAAAGGGGTAGTAAGTTTGAATTCGAGGCGCAGACCGTCTCCATCCACGTCCAACTTGTAGGAGTGGTAGCGCACCGTCCCGACGTTCGCTGCCTCCTCAAATACCAGCCTACGTTCTAATTCGAGGTAATATCCCCACCCAGCCAAATAGCTGTGGGGGCGCGTAAGCGACTCCAGAACGGCTTTCCTCGTTTGTGAACGGATCCGCGCGAGGTGTTCCCCTGTTCCGAAACGGATGTAGCCTTGTAACAATCGCATCCGTGCAGCATCTTCCCGCAGCGTACGGTGTTCAAATATCCGGACGCAGCGCAGGATGCCTTCTTCCAGCATAAGGTCGGCGGCCCGCCGTCGCGCCCAAAGGCGGATACCTGATCCTGTGCTGAATGGAGTGCCAGGCCGTGACCCAACACCGGGCCTCTCCAATAGTGTGAAAAATGCCAGGTGCGGACCGTGTAGTAGATCATCTGGGACTCGCATCCGCGCTGATTGAGGACGGGTAATTGCGCGTCCGTCCTGAGCCGCCAGGAATTCAACGGCCAGTTGACCCGCGAGCGCATCTGGGGACAGTCCATCCAGCTGGTGCTCCCGTAACACGTCGTCGGAAAGGTCGATTAGCAACGGGGTGTCTTCTGGCAGGTAAATACAGGAGAGGTAAGCACGTTGTCGTAATGTAATCCACTTCCTGTCCCCGCCTGATACAGACACGACCTCATAAAGGGCTTGGAAGCCGTATCGACGAGCTTCTACGAGGAATTCATTGGCCTGGGTGTTGTCGCGTTCTGCGACAAGCATGACCTCGCGCCCGTCAGGCAGCTGAAGCGTCCCCTCAGCACGCTGTTCGTCTGCACGGAAGCGCGCTGTAAGACTTCGGTCCTGGTCTGTCATCTCTCCCAAGATAACTCTCAGGGTGGCGGTTCGCTCCTCGCGCCCCGGTACATCTGTCGGATTCATGCTTCCTCCCGATCACTCAACCCCTGGGTTTGCGCTGCACGGAACAGCCTCATGCAACGGATGGCGGGGTGAGGCACATTACCCTCACCTGCTGAGATGGCTCTGGGATCGGAAAAATAGATGCTTGTCATGTCAGAGATCGGACGCGCCTCGCCCGCTTTCACAAGAGTCAAGCGCATTCCCTGAGCGCTGGTCTCCAACAGATAGATGGGGCGTCCGCCTGTATTATCCAGAGTAACCAACTGATCAGCGTTACAGCGCAGGAGGCAGGCGGTTGCGTCACCAGCAATGCCTTCAGCGCCAAACTCCGTCAGACGGCGTGGAATCGCGGCATTTTCCTGCGTAGGAAAAGGCAGGACAACGCTGCCAACTTTGCGCTGCAAGGCCTTTCCTCCGGTTCCGGTGGCGTCATAGAGTACTATGCGCCATAGCGGGGTCTGCTCCTTGCCACACCACGGACACGCTGTACCGTGTGGTAGGTAATCCGCGCCACACCCGATGCAGCGCGCAAGGTTGTCCGCGGCAGCTAAGAGCGCGGCTTCCCATTGGCGTGGGGCCGGACGTAGAGCGCGTTGCTGAGTCAGTCCCTCCATGAACGCGCGGCGGAAGAGCTCTTTCAGAGTGGTCGTCAAGGTTAGTTCCGCCGGGAGTAGACGCGAGCAGCGATTGCTACTGTTGTCAGGATGTTCGACGTAAGGCAGTTCGCCGCGCAAGGCCGTCTCTTCTGCCTCTGGCACATTGTCTAGGACGGCATCCCCGAGGAGAGGATGCCCCAACCTCAGGAGTGTAAAAATCAAGGTTGCGAGGGAGTGGCAGTCAGTTAGGCTGTCGGGCAAACCGCTTCCGCGCAGCAACTCTGGTGCGATATATCGTTCAGTCCCGACAACTGTGGTTCGTGGAACGTCGGATAGCGAGAGATTGTCCACATCGATCAGGCAGAGCGTGAGTAGCCGGGGGTTGCGGGCAACAAGAACGTTGGAATCCGACAAGTCACCGTAGGCGAGCCCGAGAGAGTGTAGAAAGTGAAAAGCGCGCGCTAGTCGCGCCCCGATAAGCAGTCGCCGACGCAGTCCCCCAGTGTCCTTCTGATACCACTGAGTGAACGAGCTATCCGGATCAGGGCGGAGTAGCCCGGTGAGTGGCCGGTGTCCACGGACGCGGGCCATTACATAGCCGGTGTGTGGAGGGGCCAGTACGGCGGTGGGGAGGAGGAGCGGCAGTTCGTCAGGTACAAGGCTTCGCAGTTCCCGCAGGCGTTCATAACGCCGCCGCCGCTCCCGTGCTTCCGCACCCGCTCGATCACCTCCCCCACGGAGAATTTTGATGACGGAGTCTCCTGAAGCTTCGCGATATACGATCCCTTGTCCCCCGAATCCCATCACCTGGGTTAGTCTATAGATTTTTCCGCCAGTATCGGTGACAGTGCCTAGGAGCTCCTCCTGTGGTACTGGCGAAGTGGACGCGTCCAGGGTAGCTGGAAATGTTGAAGGGGGTAACAATACTATATCTCCCTTCCTACAGGACTAATCCATCATCGGTGAGTTTAGAGAGGTCCAGCAGTTCGGGCACGATGGCGTTCGGGTCACGGCCTTTGGTGCGCGACGCCACTGATAGTGTGACCCACTGCAAAAAGCGCAGAATCGCCCCTGCTTCACTTGCACGTGCCACAGGTACTCCCGGCTGGTTGATAAAGGCTTCCAGAAGGGCATATGTAGGATCCCCGCTGCCGCCGGCCTCTATACCTAGAGCGAGTCTCTGAGAACGTGCGGCACGCGTCGCAGTATGGAGTTGTTGGATAGGTTCCCACTTCAAGAACGTTTCGCGAAGTTCGTCCGCATTTGCCGTTGTTCGGCGGGCGATGCGAGACATTAATTCGTCTGGCAAGTCGGTGGGCTGACCGTCACTTATCAGAACGAGCGTCGGTGAAAACGCGCGGTTTGGGATGATATCCCTATCCTCCAGCAGGTCGTGTGCGATCGCTAGCGCGGCTCCCAGCGGGGTTTTGCCGCCCGCAGACAGTTCCGGAAGTTTTACCTGGCGCGCCGGGATCGGGGGTTGGAGGATATTCGGTTCACCGCCGAACGTGATGACCCCCAGATATACTTCACCTCGGACATCATCCAGAGCCGCGAGCTCTGCTGCCATCGTCCTGAGCGCGTGGTTCATTGCTTCGATCTTCTCCCCCTTCATGCTACCGCTCGTGTCTGCTAGTACCAGTACAGGCAACGGTCGCGGAGTAGCAAGTTGAAAATCGAATGACATAGTGGTCTCCATTCTGGATGAAATCGAAGTCTCCTCTTTAGCGGAGGCTATCTTCATAGTATCGTTAAAAAATTTAGGACACGTCAAGCTGGTATCTATGGATCATGGTCACCTTCCGTTGGGTTTAGTGTGTTTTCAATTACACTAAGTTCCTACTTATCCCAAATCGAGCGTTTAGCGCCTCGGTGATTACGGCGGTAAGGCTGGTGTCATTTCGCTTGGCCTCCGCGACCCAGTGCATTCTTAAGCGCTTAGGCACCCGGATCGAGAGGTTCACCATCTCCTCGACTACCTTACCAGGAGCCTCGTTCTGTAATCTGGTATTCTGGCTATCTGGCAAAGAGGCCACCTCTCCTACTTCTGGCTCCTGCTCGGCTACCTCCGACTCTCGCGCCTTCTGGATAATGTCGGCGTAGCGCGGTCGGTTTGTGTCGTTTGGCTTGTTCATAGCTGTCCTATCCCTTCTCTTTCTATTCGCTCTCCAAGAGAGCGAGGATCTCTTTGCCGAGGCTCTCGAAGTCGCCCCAGGCCGCCTTCTGCCGTGGATCATCGAGCGTCTCCACTGTCGTGCCTGCCAGCGCAGACTTGGGGAAGCCCACGGTGCGACGGATCATGGCATCGAATACCTCGATCCCCGCCTGGCGCAGCTCCCCTTGCATGATCTCCCCCTCGCGGCTGGGGTGGGGCGGCACGATGGTCAGCAGCGCTCTGTACTTAGCACCAGGCAAGGCGCGACAGGTCTCCAGCATGGGCTGTAGGCTGAGCACGTCCGGAGCGGTGGGCAGGACGATCAGGTCACAGCCCTTGGCCAGCTCCTTGAGGTCATCGGAGTCAGGCCGTGCAGGTGTGTCTATCACGATGAAGTCAGCGCCTGCAACGGCTTTCATGGCCTGGCGCTGGTCCACGACCTCGAAGGGGAGCGAACCGCGCTCCGCCCAGGCGACGGACGTTCGGTTGGGATCACCGTCAACGAGGACGGTTTTGCCCTTCTTGCTGAAGAAGGCGGCAAGGTGTACGGCTACGGTGCTCTTTCCAACGCCTCCCTTGTAGCCTGTAATGGTAATGATCTTCATGCCTGCCTGTCTCTTCTCCTAAAGTGCCCGTTCTCGCTCCAGCCCCTTCTGTGGCGATTCTACGCGAGCTGCCGCCAAAAAGCTCCGGTTCTATCTGTCGCTTGCCGCGAGAGTGGAAGCGATGGGGTCGAGCTTCGCGGGGCCGTTTTGGTGCCTGTAGTATACCATATAGCCAGAATACCAGACTGGCATACCAGATTTACAGACCAGATAACCAGAAAGCCATACCAGAATACCAGGTAAATCAGGGGCGATTCTCGCTCTTTTTCCTAAGACTGTCTGATTTATACCTCCCAGTCCTATCTCGATCAGCCGCCTTTTGGCCGTTTCTACCAACCTGTGGGTGGAGCGATTCCCTTTCCAGGAGGCATCGCCCCTAAAATCGCCTTCTGGGGGCTTCTAGGGGCAAAACGCTAAAATCGGGGCGTCGAGCGAGATTGGGAGCAATACCAGCCCGGCGACTCCCCTTGCGATTTGCTGTTTCTAGCTACCGATAACGTTCTCTTATCGGTAGCCAGAAGGAAGCCGGGACAAGGGCGGTGAACTTACGTTTATGGAGAATGAAAACGGCGAGAAAGTCGGCTTTGGCGCGGCGCGGGGCGAACTCGTGCCCGTCATCGAAACCTCTGGTGAGCTATCCGAAGTCGCCAAGCTGACGCAGGAGGCGCGGGATTACATTCAGGATGCGAAGGCTAAGAATACGATCCGAGCTTACACAAGCGACTGGAAAGACTTCACCGACTGGTGCAAGATCCACCGGAGAGAGTCGCTCCCGGCAGGCTCGGAGACCGTGGCACTCTACATCACGCACCTGGCGCGAGGGCTTAAGACAAGCACCATCCAGAGGAGGATCTCCAGCATCTCACAGGCACACGCAGCGGCGGGGTATGACGACTCACCGACCAAGACCGCGCTGGTTCGGGCGACTTGGCAGGGAATCCGAAGAAGTAAGGGAGTCGCGGCCCAAGGTAAGGCACCCGTGCTAATGCCTGACCTACGGGCAATGGTCGAGCACCTCCCCAAGGAGGTGGCAAAGGGTAAGGGCGAAGAAGAAACGGTCGACGAGCCCAGAGAGGATGACGAGCAGCCGCGCGATAGGCTTATCGCTTGTCGGGATCGGGCGCTCCTGTTGCTGGGCTTTGCGGGGGCGATGCGCCGGAGTGAGTTAGTAGGCCTCGATGTCGCCGATGTGATCGAAACCGCTGATGGGCTGGTGGTGACAATACGACGCTCCAAGACCGATCAGGAGGGGCAAGGGCGCAAGATCGGCATTCCCTACGGCTCTAAGCTGGCAACCTGCCCCGTGCGCGCTCTGAGAGCTTGGAGAGCAAGGGCGAAGATTACGGAGGGATCACTGTTTCGGCAGGTGAACCGTCATGGGAAGGTTCTGGAGGGGCGACTCGGCGATAGAACCGTGGCTCTGGTGGTGAAGCGTGCAGTGGCGGCGACAGGAGTAGACGCGGCAAGCTATGCGGGGCACTCGCTTCGGGCAGGCCTTGCGACGGCGGCGGCGATGGCGGGAGTCTCCGAGCGCGTGATCCAGGGGCAGACGGGCCATAAAAGCCTCCCCATCCTGCGGCGCTATATCCGGGAGGGTTCGCTCTTCCGAGAGAATGCCGCTGCCGAGGTGGGGCTGTAGAGTTGCAGAATGGCCGATACTCAAATGATACAAGGTGAGCGCTCAATTAATGAGCGAGTCTTGTTCCTCTGTTACAATCTCTCCTTCAGGCGCTGGAGGCTGCCTTCTTCATCGCTGATCTCAAAGACAAAAAGGGTGTAACCTTCAGCACGAAGAGCCCGCCGTTTAACCTCATCTTTTTCGGCGACCCATTTTTGGTGGTGAATACTACCATCGACGAGGACATGAACACTTCCTACCTGAAAGTCAATCTCCGCAATCGGCGGGCCTTCTTCGGGAAGTGCATAGTGCGCACGCTTCGGCAGGGGGAGACCATTGTCTCGCAGAAGCTGAAGGAAACGCCGTTCGTTAGCTGCCCCGGAGCCGCTGATGTTATCTATAAGCTGTTGCCAGTTGTCTTTTCCAATAGGGTGCGGGGTCGCGTCTCGAAGCCAGAGTAGCAGGTCCTTCACCTCGTGGCGATTTAGTAACTTATGCTCACGCTGATTGAAAAAGTCTTGCAGGCACTCGTAGCAAGCCGTTGCGCAATCCGTTCTTTCATCTTGACCATCAGATCCAAAATGAAGCGCATCCATGGTCTGCGTAACGACCTCACGCCAGGTTTGGATTTCCAGCGCCCGAGCAAGAGCCCCTGCAGAGCCCGCTGTCGCCTCATAAAAGAGACTTTGGATCGTCGCTGGATCAGAGGTTGGCAGATCAAAGGCCCGAATCTCGCTGGGCCCCTGGCGAAGGGCAAGCGAGAGCCCTACTGTCAGCGCGGTTCGCAAGGTCACTCGTATCAGCTCAGCCTTGTCTTTGTCAACATTGGTCACCGTTAGCCGAAGGGCATCATGACTGCCACTGGAATAGAGCGCACGATACTTGTTATCGCCCTCGGGAGCATCCGCCGGACGGAGCTTCCAGTCACCTTCATCAATGGAAAACCCAGGGCGATAGAGTAAATCAGGTTTCACTTGCTGGCTCGATGCTCCATCGGAAGTTGCAAACTTGCTTCGGTAGTTAATTGAAGTCACAGTGGCACTGGGGAAAAACTCCAGAAGCACATTTATCGAACCGTTTGTGAAACTCCAAGCGCTCTTCGCAGGAGGCAGTTCTGCAAACTCCTCCATTACGAAGCTCTTGCTTTCACGGATTTCTTCCCAACGAGATATTCGATTCTCTGTTTTGACACGGACGCTGGGCATCCGCATTGCTTGAATTGGAGCAGCATCGAGTGCCTTACCGCACTCACACGTAGCTAAAGTGTTTTGCGTGATCTCGCGGATGCGTCCACACGACCCACAACGCTTAAAGGCACGAAGATCTTCTTTACCAACGACAGCGCTGTTCACAACCCATCGGCGCTTACCTGCATAGCAGAGGGCACGAGGTCCAAACTCGCGGAGAGCTCGCTGTGGCTCACGCACAAAATCATCATCAGGATTGGGGAATTGGATGGTGATGTACTCTCCACCAAACGCGTATCCAGGAAGAAATCCACGTGTGGAAAGCCACTGATCCATCGCGTAGGGAGAGCGGCCACTACTAGATCGCTGCTTCTTACTTAGACGTGGACCACGCCCCCCAGTATGAATATCGGTGCGGCGCTGCATCAATGCGGTCATGAGCTCCTGGTCGTACTTAACCGCAGTTCGCATCATGGCACTAATTTCCAGGTTTACACTCACATGCTCGTCGGCAAGCGCGTTCAAGTGACTCTCGAATGCCGCCCAGAAATCGTTCTGCCAGTCCGTAAAGCGCTCTCGAATCGGAGTCGTGTCGAGAGTCGTATCTGTAAGGAAAAGGCTCTCAATGGCTTGTCTGATCAGTTCAGATCTGTCTGTAAGAACACCTTGGAACTCTTGTCGAACGGAGACGCGTGGTATCAGACGCTCCTGTTCGTTCTGAGTGGGCTCAAAGTAATGAGAGTTTTCCTCCAAAACACTCAGCTCAGCCACCTCAGCAACGAGAGAGTGTAGGTGCGAGCGTAGCAACCCTTCATTGGCAAGATCGAAACGAGGAACGAGTATCTGCCCTGCAATCATCTGATCAGGATGCTTGTAGAAGTGACGGTCATGCGTAGATTCACCTGTTGTTGCACAGAACGTGAGCACGACTGCCCCCTGGCCACGACGCCCTGCCCGCCCCGCCCTCTGTACGTAGTTTGCTGGGTTTGGCGGAACGTTTCTTAGAATGACACTCCCAAGTTCACCAATATCAATACCAAGTTCCATCGTGGGTGTACAGGAGAGAACATTTAGCTTTTCGTTGGAAGAAGCGAAGTGTTTTTCTCGTTCGATCCGATCGGTATCACTAACCTGTTGACTATGATCTTCGGCTTCAAGATACGGAAGAGTAGCTGCCGCCCGGTAAAGGTCTCTGTAGTATCGCTGCTGTTCGGCGTAAACACTCAAGGGCTCCAGAGAAACACGACAGCGGGCATTCATACAGCCTTGATTTTTGCGCCACCAGAAGATACGGCCACACTTGGGACAGCGCTTCGCCTTCTGGGTCTCAGTGCTACGAATCCGCAAGTGAAGCTCGTTGAGGGCAAGTCCCTTCACACTTGTCTTTCCCATGCCATATCGGCTGCTAACAAGATAGTTATCCTGCTCGAGAGTTCGAATGGCAGTTGCGAGATATTCACCGGAGCCAAACGTACGCTCCATCCATTGGTAAAGCAGACTACGCTCACCGACCGAGATCGGATAAACATCGTCGCTTTCGGTTCGCTCCATAACCAGAGCTGCTGGCGGCGAATAGGTCCGGGGAATGAGAAACGGCTCTGGCTCATTGTCATCGGAGCCCAAGTTTTTAAACCGGCCCCAGAATGCCCCCGCATCTTTCCAAGCATCGAAGGCATAGGCTTTGTTGCGGCGAAGTTCTTCAAGAACGCCTAGGAGTAAATCATAAACTTCGTCAACAGACAGAGGAGAAAATGCACTCGCGGAACTCTTGGCCAGATCTGCCAGGCCATCGTAATCCACTCGCAGTAGCCCCACTTCCTCCAGGTTGACATCGGAGTACCAGCGACTCACGGCGAGATCTTCAAGGAGGCAGTACGATAAGTAGCCATTTACGATACTGCGTTTCCGAGCAGAATCTATCTTTACGCCTGGAAGATGCTGATCAAAGAACCCATCCTCTTCGAGGCGCTCAAACAGACGGCCAATGACCTTCGCCAGGTCCCAGCCCTCAGCAGGCGCTTCCTCCAATGTACGAAATAGTTGACACCGAAATAGGACGTGGGCATACCAATCGTCCATGTTCCCCGCCTGGAGTGCAGCATCCTGGCGGATATCACAAAAGATCAGGGACTTGGGTTTCGTTGGATCAGGCTTGGCTGTGAGAAGGGCCAAGGTCAAGATATTGATCGCAGTAGACCGACCGACCTTGCTGACGAAGTTGAGTTTATTACTCTCCCGAAGACGGCCTTCGGTGCGCGTAACACCACAGGCTGGACAGAGCTTTAGTGGAAATGGCGCAATTGCTCCGATGGTACGATCCTGTCCCGGTGCGAGGTCACCAAGCAGCAGGCGGCTTTCCGTGATAACCATCGTCGCAGCTTGTGGCACATAACCGACATACTTTTTACGAGGTGCCCCATCGAGCTTGAGCCACTCCTCGGGAATGGTGCTTTTTACTTCGTCCCACGTGTCTCGGTTTGTAAAACGGTAGAGGTAGCCTGCATGGGCGACCTGTTCCCGGTCTTCTTGATCCATATCCCAGGGAACGACATTGCCTTCGTCGGTCCAGGATAGTCCAGCGAGCTCGGTGCCACAGGCGCGACAGAAGTGCAGCGGGTAAAGAGAGACTGTCACCCCTTCGGCGGCACAGCGTGGGCAGCTTGCTTCACCATGTAGCGAAAGATGATTACATCGGAAGCAACGATAAATCTTCGCCCCCGATTGAAGGAACTGATGGAGTTTGATAGGGATAAGCTGCCGTCCATCAGCAACTTCGACCAGACCAAGACGGAGTGTCGCCTCGACACAGAAACGCGCTTCAGCTTCGGAGCGATTTGCGTTGCGTTCCAGAAACTCTGTCACAAGCTCCGCGATTTGTTTTGGGCGTTCAGCGAGAGCTTGTACGAGGAACTGGTAACCTTGAAACCCACGGAGTAGGATCTCGAGTGATTGTGGTGTTCGCTCTGATGCTGCTAGAGTGCGCCCAAAGACTGCTTCGGCGAGGGGCCATACCGTAGGAAGTTTCGTGGGATCGAATGCTTCTAGGAGTGCTGGTTGTGGCGTGAGTATTCCGGGAATTTCATACTCAGCGGGCGGAAGTGCTTCCTCTTCCTCCGTGATGTACTCTCCCAGCTTCTCTCCAAAAAGCTGCTGAAAGAACCCACCAACTTCTGCTCGTGCCTGAGTTGGATCGTCGTTTTTGACCAAGGTAGCCGAAGTTGCCACGCAGCGAATGCGGCCACACCCATTCATACGGCGCTTCAAACGACGCATGAGTAGCGCGACATCCGCACCACGCCTTCCTTCGTAGGTATGCGCCTCATCGAGCACCAAAAACTGAAGTGCATCTGCCCACGCGGGATTGAGCATCCGGCGATCCTGAGGCCGGATGAGCATGTACTCCAGCATCTTATAGTTAGTGATAAGAATATCGGGTGGGTTCTCGTACATCTCCGAGCGAGAGAGCACCTCGCTATCATAAGGCTTGTCCGAGCCAGTCAGGCGGCGGTAGGCTTCCAGTGCGCTCTGATCCGTGCGCTCCGTCTGGCCGGTGTATTTTCCGATCTTGACGCCCGTGCCATGAAGTCGCCGGGCCATGTTCCAATACTGACTGTTCGCCAATGCATTGAGCGGGTAGACCAGAATCGCCTTAATTCCGCGCTGGCCCTTTGTCTTTAGGCAGTAGTCTACGATGGGAATATAGAAACAGAAACTCTTTCCCGACGAGGTGCCTGTGCTAACCAAGTAGTTCTGTCCCGCTGCTGCTGCACGGACGCTACGAAACTGGTGTGCGTGTAGCTGTATTGCATCACTCTTGGGGTCGGACTCATCGCGATAGAAAACGTTGCGGCAATCAGGGTGCAGTGTGCCATCCGAAATGAGATCATGTAGCGAGCCCCCAGGCTTAAAGCGTCGCCCGATCTGGATGTAGGGCTCTTTCCAAAGAAGCTCACCTTTTTCAATAGCATCCGATAGCACGGG of the Armatimonas rosea genome contains:
- a CDS encoding vWA domain-containing protein, yielding MKIASAKEETSISSRMETTMSFDFQLATPRPLPVLVLADTSGSMKGEKIEAMNHALRTMAAELAALDDVRGEVYLGVITFGGEPNILQPPIPARQVKLPELSAGGKTPLGAALAIAHDLLEDRDIIPNRAFSPTLVLISDGQPTDLPDELMSRIARRTTANADELRETFLKWEPIQQLHTATRAARSQRLALGIEAGGSGDPTYALLEAFINQPGVPVARASEAGAILRFLQWVTLSVASRTKGRDPNAIVPELLDLSKLTDDGLVL
- a CDS encoding DEAD/DEAH box helicase gives rise to the protein MNPTDVPGREERTATLRVILGEMTDQDRSLTARFRADEQRAEGTLQLPDGREVMLVAERDNTQANEFLVEARRYGFQALYEVVSVSGGDRKWITLRQRAYLSCIYLPEDTPLLIDLSDDVLREHQLDGLSPDALAGQLAVEFLAAQDGRAITRPQSARMRVPDDLLHGPHLAFFTLLERPGVGSRPGTPFSTGSGIRLWARRRAADLMLEEGILRCVRIFEHRTLREDAARMRLLQGYIRFGTGEHLARIRSQTRKAVLESLTRPHSYLAGWGYYLELERRLVFEEAANVGTVRYHSYKLDVDGDGLRLEFKLTTPLPEGFLGRALDLDAAAEAPDRDDSGHWRFPPDLKRAGTMERADRQTSRLITYLDYQPDFESLPPEQNGFLMLSLIGDERRMERRSAALETVSGGAVSVRPKGDPRLVGSRLATLGELLETGRAGAFETRSRDAAVTTALREHLGRDLTRDQREALDIALNTPDIALIQGPPGTGKTTVIRALVLRLMERAQERGEQMRVLVTSYQHDAVDNAIQGLEVNGLPPQRVGGKSGLAHEERHRQLYKWIEDRKKYCDGVLEQLPDDPLRARARELAHRLDRYRFDWDLQDPRALPAAVALAEETLLTNAGHISLSRTEAVRDVCQKAHTHSIQAAAALSVFPDSEDANLKSRLNALLAQQRVLVEAFADDGQFQADRLRRFLSRNGAYLGGVADREDIHNALQAVAMQQDTPPDSETWEAYVRSIRILQGDDAEENGEETSQTTAERPLTATILEQLDAIVDDLLDSAQAGYGAIADAVQYFREEIGDLARTRRMVEEYGSITAGTCQQIAEQATEYDFVIIDEAARAMPLDLLIPMVRGRRIVLVGDHQQLPQILEDQAVQEYSATKGVEDAAMLQQSLFQRLYEIFTDPKRNEGQPRRAFRLRTGFRMHPVISRLVSEQFYDNDVEAGCSADERDHGLPLYGGKPLVWLDIPRSRGGESRGQSKTRQVEVDAVVVEAERILKHAPQYTIGIIAYYERQAALLRTRIRELPLELSQKIEVGTVDSFQGKEFDVVLLSTVRSNGERSDDEDARRRRVGFLSLKNRLCVSLSRARRLLIVCGDAETVAPPIPALDALYRRCLGGEEGWYISYA
- a CDS encoding site-specific integrase, translating into MENENGEKVGFGAARGELVPVIETSGELSEVAKLTQEARDYIQDAKAKNTIRAYTSDWKDFTDWCKIHRRESLPAGSETVALYITHLARGLKTSTIQRRISSISQAHAAAGYDDSPTKTALVRATWQGIRRSKGVAAQGKAPVLMPDLRAMVEHLPKEVAKGKGEEETVDEPREDDEQPRDRLIACRDRALLLLGFAGAMRRSELVGLDVADVIETADGLVVTIRRSKTDQEGQGRKIGIPYGSKLATCPVRALRAWRARAKITEGSLFRQVNRHGKVLEGRLGDRTVALVVKRAVAATGVDAASYAGHSLRAGLATAAAMAGVSERVIQGQTGHKSLPILRRYIREGSLFRENAAAEVGL
- a CDS encoding ParA family protein encodes the protein MKIITITGYKGGVGKSTVAVHLAAFFSKKGKTVLVDGDPNRTSVAWAERGSLPFEVVDQRQAMKAVAGADFIVIDTPARPDSDDLKELAKGCDLIVLPTAPDVLSLQPMLETCRALPGAKYRALLTIVPPHPSREGEIMQGELRQAGIEVFDAMIRRTVGFPKSALAGTTVETLDDPRQKAAWGDFESLGKEILALLESE